A single genomic interval of Metasolibacillus fluoroglycofenilyticus harbors:
- a CDS encoding pre-toxin TG domain-containing protein, with product MKNDAKSFVLATYKKTKKWVKGGWREGLSIGVDFIPVVGNLKAGIEAVIGIDPITGRKLSTAERAIAGAAIIGGPLVKGAKHVGKGAMKIIPNSNKLVNSLSKPLAKLKEGGQKVAEKAAAKATELKAQANAMMAQAKQGMRESMDNVDRALRGNEPQLAIVGGNGARNSDSVVQMSKSESVSSGGAFKGTGKVQTRTEIMNTVQNIMSPVSKKIKEIDPDAKVGYRGSLATGQKGPHKGNAPFDPTDFDIDAFIVSDKLASRFPIDDPWRAGTKIKEIRSMQKEIDKTLKDSLEGLRRVDKKGRPDKFTFRIYTQKEFEEKYKRGNQIID from the coding sequence ATGAAGAATGATGCCAAAAGCTTCGTATTAGCTACCTACAAAAAAACGAAAAAATGGGTAAAAGGTGGCTGGCGCGAGGGTCTCTCCATCGGCGTCGATTTCATCCCCGTTGTCGGCAATCTAAAAGCCGGCATTGAAGCGGTCATCGGCATCGACCCGATTACCGGTCGCAAGCTCAGCACCGCCGAACGTGCCATCGCAGGCGCCGCCATCATCGGCGGTCCACTCGTCAAAGGGGCGAAGCATGTCGGCAAAGGCGCAATGAAAATCATCCCGAATAGCAATAAACTCGTCAACAGCCTCTCGAAACCGCTTGCCAAGCTCAAAGAGGGCGGTCAAAAAGTAGCAGAGAAAGCCGCTGCGAAGGCAACGGAGCTGAAAGCCCAAGCCAATGCGATGATGGCCCAAGCGAAGCAAGGCATGCGAGAAAGTATGGATAACGTTGATCGTGCGTTGCGGGGGAATGAGCCGCAGCTGGCGATAGTTGGGGGGAATGGCGCGAGGAATAGTGATTCGGTTGTTCAGATGAGTAAGAGTGAAAGTGTTAGTTCGGGAGGAGCTTTTAAGGGTACGGGTAAAGTTCAAACCCGAACTGAGATTATGAATACCGTTCAAAATATAATGAGTCCTGTATCAAAGAAAATTAAGGAAATCGACCCGGATGCCAAGGTTGGATATCGGGGTTCATTGGCAACAGGTCAGAAAGGTCCACATAAGGGGAATGCTCCATTTGACCCAACAGATTTTGATATTGATGCTTTTATTGTTAGTGATAAGTTGGCTTCAAGGTTCCCAATAGATGACCCTTGGAGAGCTGGAACAAAAATTAAAGAGATTAGAAGTATGCAAAAAGAAATAGACAAAACACTTAAAGACTCTTTAGAAGGTTTAAGAAGGGTGGATAAAAAGGGGAGACCTGATAAATTTACATTTAGAATATACACTCAAAAGGAATTTGAGGAAAAATATAAGAGGGGTAATCAAATAATAGATTAG
- a CDS encoding pre-toxin TG domain-containing protein codes for MGKFWKSIGKAIASIPVVGNAIKSAKKTAQKVKTEVKKVAEKVEAKLTELKESVEELLEELEESVEEALGKVTTYARKLQNNLDELALVQWVKNDAKSFVLAAYKKTKKWVKGGWREGLSIGVDFIPVVGNLKAGIEAVIGIDPITGRKLSTAERAIAGAAIIGGPLVKGAKHVGKGAMKIIPNSNKLVNSLSKPLAKLKEGGQKVAEKAAAKATELKAQANAMMAQAKQGMRESMDNVGRALRGNEPQLAMAGANGAKVGTVKNSDSIVQMSRGESVGSGGSAKGKDNLKYDDRVLKRMKEDAGTHHNFPTSFDKTILSNKPSIVRPDGRAEYLHTGTINGQQGVYHITLKDGVVTHRSFIPQSDWKRYSNRWELPSQVTP; via the coding sequence ATGGGGAAGTTCTGGAAATCGATAGGCAAAGCCATTGCCAGCATTCCTGTCGTAGGAAATGCCATCAAAAGTGCGAAAAAAACCGCACAAAAAGTGAAAACAGAAGTCAAAAAAGTCGCTGAAAAGGTAGAAGCGAAGCTAACCGAATTAAAGGAGAGCGTGGAGGAGCTCCTCGAGGAATTAGAGGAATCCGTAGAAGAAGCACTCGGCAAAGTCACCACCTACGCCCGCAAGCTGCAAAACAACCTAGATGAGCTCGCACTAGTCCAGTGGGTGAAGAATGATGCGAAAAGCTTTGTGCTAGCTGCCTATAAAAAAACGAAAAAATGGGTAAAAGGTGGCTGGCGTGAAGGTCTCTCCATCGGCGTCGATTTCATCCCCGTTGTCGGCAATCTAAAAGCCGGCATTGAGGCGGTCATCGGTATCGACCCCATTACCGGACGCAAGCTCAGCACCGCGGAACGCGCCATCGCAGGCGCCGCCATCATCGGCGGTCCACTCGTCAAAGGGGCGAAGCATGTCGGCAAAGGCGCAATGAAAATCATCCCGAATAGCAATAAACTCGTCAACAGCCTCTCGAAACCGCTTGCCAAGCTCAAAGAGGGCGGTCAAAAAGTAGCAGAGAAAGCCGCTGCGAAGGCAACGGAGCTGAAAGCCCAAGCCAATGCGATGATGGCCCAAGCGAAGCAAGGCATGCGAGAGAGTATGGATAACGTTGGTCGTGCGTTGCGGGGGAATGAGCCGCAGCTGGCGATGGCGGGTGCGAATGGCGCGAAGGTTGGAACTGTGAAGAACAGTGATTCGATTGTGCAGATGAGTAGGGGTGAGTCTGTTGGTTCGGGGGGGAGCGCTAAGGGTAAGGATAATCTTAAATATGATGACAGAGTTTTAAAAAGGATGAAAGAAGACGCAGGTACACATCATAACTTCCCTACATCCTTTGACAAAACGATTTTATCTAATAAGCCATCAATTGTTAGACCTGATGGACGTGCAGAATATTTACACACAGGAACAATTAATGGTCAACAAGGTGTGTACCATATAACACTTAAAGACGGTGTTGTAACTCATCGTTCGTTTATTCCACAGAGCGATTGGAAAAGATATTCTAACCGTTGGGAGTTACCATCTCAAGTTACTCCATAA
- a CDS encoding contact-dependent growth inhibition system immunity protein, with the protein MKLRDIYQLPQGEVQEDYALGEWYNTLINKDITELDINDLCRMTKQNIFIELAIGFLKLNPLEGDVYDGQLLEVLFSVDMEKITEQKELLKEILMDVKENIEMDNFMSDEDFNEYKDLVDKFLTKINLYYYLDWLYAFQGFFFGGYLVSNKANIIFGV; encoded by the coding sequence ATGAAATTAAGGGATATTTATCAATTGCCACAGGGAGAAGTACAAGAAGACTATGCATTGGGTGAATGGTATAATACCTTAATAAATAAAGATATTACAGAATTAGATATTAATGATTTATGTAGAATGACTAAACAGAATATTTTTATTGAATTAGCAATAGGGTTTCTTAAGCTTAATCCTCTAGAAGGTGATGTTTATGATGGGCAGTTATTAGAGGTACTATTTTCTGTTGATATGGAAAAAATTACAGAACAAAAGGAACTACTTAAAGAAATACTTATGGACGTAAAAGAAAATATAGAAATGGATAATTTTATGAGTGATGAGGACTTTAATGAATATAAAGACCTAGTAGATAAATTTTTAACTAAAATAAACTTATACTATTACCTTGATTGGCTATATGCCTTTCAAGGCTTCTTTTTTGGTGGATACCTAGTGTCGAATAAAGCGAATATTATATTTGGGGTGTAG
- a CDS encoding contractile injection system protein, VgrG/Pvc8 family, giving the protein MSKHEAIGYGELTLVSPYDVQTLQDIRLSQAVNDHARLVLTGIIPAEQKDRCMQEATSMDQVELYQLSKGKRVRPLFRGQVTKLVVRMVRGIYQIELEAISATAQLDYKQQSRSFQNGQMTYEAMLREIIKSYAGADIIDQASKGAKTQAFILQYRETDWQFLQRLASHFRTVLVPAVDSAQPKLWFGLPEGNIVQLAANHYSVSKNRMLYLQAKQNDTSHPLAEEDILHYSVTSTQPAALGDRVHFQGKELVIAKSIARMEQGVWTYDYHLVPKTGIYQAKQTLSAHTGIALQGKVLEVKKDQVRLHLLMDEKQKKEEATWFSLATPYSAEGHSGFYSPPEEGDSVQLIVPSIEERSAFVRQSLRQDGDKNPKTAEADTAYWGNANGKEIKLEPQAVTLTATEGAVYISVHQDSGIEVQSQHPLAVTAGGNLVLTGNTISWTATESIHFTCRSSSLVLDGISDIQGQVVYMTGSSKAPVPLGGA; this is encoded by the coding sequence ATGAGCAAGCATGAAGCTATTGGATACGGTGAACTAACGCTTGTATCCCCTTATGATGTGCAGACATTACAGGATATACGCCTTAGCCAAGCAGTGAATGACCATGCAAGGCTGGTCTTAACTGGAATCATCCCTGCAGAACAAAAAGACCGATGTATGCAGGAGGCAACGAGTATGGACCAAGTTGAGCTATACCAGCTGAGTAAAGGTAAGCGCGTGCGTCCATTGTTTCGAGGGCAAGTAACAAAGTTAGTTGTTCGGATGGTCAGAGGGATTTATCAAATCGAATTAGAGGCAATATCTGCTACAGCGCAGCTTGATTATAAGCAGCAATCCCGCTCCTTTCAAAATGGGCAAATGACCTATGAAGCCATGCTGCGTGAAATCATAAAAAGCTATGCAGGTGCAGATATTATCGACCAAGCATCCAAGGGTGCAAAAACACAAGCATTTATATTACAATATAGGGAAACAGACTGGCAATTTCTCCAAAGATTAGCGAGTCATTTCCGCACAGTACTTGTGCCAGCAGTTGACAGCGCACAGCCTAAATTATGGTTTGGCTTACCGGAAGGGAATATCGTACAGCTTGCGGCGAATCATTATAGCGTAAGCAAAAATCGCATGCTATATTTACAAGCGAAACAAAATGATACAAGCCACCCACTAGCGGAGGAGGATATACTGCATTATAGCGTGACTTCCACACAGCCAGCCGCTTTAGGCGACCGCGTGCATTTCCAAGGCAAGGAGCTCGTCATCGCCAAGTCCATTGCTCGTATGGAGCAAGGAGTATGGACGTATGACTATCATCTCGTCCCCAAAACAGGTATTTACCAAGCGAAACAAACACTCTCGGCTCATACAGGGATTGCACTACAGGGGAAAGTGTTGGAAGTCAAAAAAGACCAAGTACGTCTTCATTTGTTGATGGATGAAAAGCAAAAGAAAGAGGAGGCGACATGGTTTTCGCTGGCAACCCCTTATAGTGCAGAGGGACATAGTGGCTTCTATAGCCCGCCAGAGGAAGGGGACAGTGTTCAACTCATTGTTCCTTCCATTGAAGAAAGATCAGCTTTTGTGCGACAGAGCTTACGCCAAGATGGCGACAAGAATCCAAAAACGGCTGAGGCTGACACCGCTTACTGGGGCAATGCAAACGGCAAGGAAATTAAGCTTGAACCGCAAGCAGTGACCTTGACAGCGACGGAAGGTGCTGTCTATATCAGCGTACACCAAGACAGTGGAATCGAGGTACAGAGCCAGCATCCTTTAGCCGTGACAGCAGGCGGCAATCTCGTCCTCACAGGCAACACCATCTCGTGGACAGCGACCGAATCCATCCACTTCACGTGTCGCTCAAGCAGCCTCGTGCTCGATGGCATATCTGATATTCAAGGACAAGTCGTATACATGACAGGTAGCTCGAAAGCCCCTGTTCCATTAGGGGGTGCCTAA